One Oscillatoria salina IIICB1 genomic window carries:
- a CDS encoding retron system putative HNH endonuclease, which yields MRYIKKGQEPQEFTEWKASGNENWQPNWDNFQKPEKPIVHDALLQEQGFICCYCGRRITRNIDSSHLEHFQPRTQYPELALEYSNLLASCQGESEKPPPIPVHCGHKKGEWYEEKLIISPLKPNCVDFFRYTVDGQFLPTEDSEKQAAAETTIEKLGLNIPKLRAMREKAIEGILDGIEFLTNEEIQQLIDAFQETNSTGEYEEFNATLVYILKEYS from the coding sequence ATGAGATATATCAAAAAGGGTCAAGAACCGCAAGAATTTACTGAGTGGAAAGCTTCTGGAAATGAAAATTGGCAACCTAATTGGGATAATTTTCAGAAACCAGAAAAACCAATTGTTCACGATGCTTTGCTACAAGAACAAGGATTTATTTGTTGTTACTGCGGAAGACGAATTACTAGAAATATCGATAGCAGTCATCTCGAACATTTTCAACCTCGAACTCAATATCCTGAGTTAGCATTGGAATATTCAAATTTGCTGGCTTCTTGTCAAGGGGAAAGTGAAAAACCACCTCCTATACCAGTTCATTGTGGACATAAGAAAGGAGAATGGTATGAGGAAAAGCTAATAATTTCTCCTCTGAAACCGAACTGTGTTGATTTTTTTAGATATACTGTTGATGGACAATTTTTGCCAACTGAAGATTCTGAAAAACAAGCTGCGGCTGAGACAACTATCGAGAAACTTGGTTTAAATATTCCGAAACTAAGGGCGATGCGTGAAAAAGCGATTGAAGGTATTTTAGATGGAATTGAGTTTTTAACAAATGAAGAGATACAACAATTAATTGATGCTTTTCAAGAAACAAATTCTACGGGAGAATACGAAGAGTTTAACGCGACGCTAGTTTACATTTTAAAAGAATATAGTTAG
- a CDS encoding KTSC domain-containing protein, giving the protein MKLNKIDLTKIVAVGHEQDKLGLLIDRGKDVEYVEISAPTAAYQGLQQVNNLAAGKTITREPVNSSMAAAIAYNQTEKKLQVEFLSGSVYQYDNVEAEIWQELRYSDSTGKYYNSRIKGQYSCQRIDEETVAESGTFEIKKKP; this is encoded by the coding sequence ATGAAATTAAACAAAATTGATTTAACCAAGATTGTTGCTGTGGGACACGAACAAGACAAACTGGGATTGTTAATCGATCGCGGCAAAGATGTAGAGTATGTCGAAATTTCAGCCCCTACCGCAGCGTATCAAGGGCTACAACAAGTCAACAATCTAGCAGCAGGTAAAACAATTACGAGGGAACCAGTTAATTCATCAATGGCAGCCGCGATCGCCTATAACCAAACAGAGAAAAAATTGCAGGTAGAATTCTTAAGCGGCTCAGTTTATCAATACGATAACGTCGAAGCAGAAATTTGGCAAGAACTACGCTACTCCGACTCAACGGGAAAGTATTACAACAGCAGAATTAAAGGACAATATTCTTGTCAGCGTATCGATGAGGAAACTGTAGCAGAAAGTGGCACATTTGAAATTAAAAAAAAACCTTAA
- a CDS encoding AAA family ATPase → MRVKQLKISNFRGIGDLTIEFDENEPTVFIGVNGVGKSSILDCLAIMLSHFVEYLVNRNLIPKIKTSLSTSSKFAVPQLPRLTTRSEQKSPPIKYKRIFNKRDIKNGCENLENEITISHQSEEVSWNLSTKVRGQILNPQLLINEINLLRINFKNPILVYYSVNRGIFEIPLESSQTDSFQLKDAYDNALEGVKIGFESFFQWFRIVEDLENEERRDNPDYRDKRLEAVREAISSLMEGFTNLRVRRSPLRMTVIKQGEELIVNQLSDGEKCLLAMAGDLARRLAIANPSLTDPLQGSGVVLIDEIELHLHPAWQRKIISALTQTFPNCQFIVTTHSPQVISQVKPESIYILEATPDGIVAQRPENSYGRDSNRILEDLMNVPERPQKIKELLLELFRLIDSNNLDRAKQLRQEIADQIGTDEPELVKAGVSIRRQEILNR, encoded by the coding sequence ATGAGAGTAAAGCAGCTAAAGATAAGTAATTTTCGCGGCATAGGTGATTTAACAATAGAGTTTGATGAAAACGAACCAACTGTATTTATTGGTGTTAATGGTGTCGGAAAGTCAAGTATACTTGATTGTCTAGCGATTATGTTATCTCATTTTGTAGAGTATTTAGTTAATCGGAATCTGATACCTAAAATTAAAACCTCATTGAGTACGTCATCGAAATTTGCAGTTCCCCAATTACCTAGATTGACTACTCGATCGGAGCAAAAATCGCCTCCTATCAAATATAAACGTATTTTTAATAAGCGAGACATAAAAAATGGATGCGAAAATTTAGAAAATGAAATCACAATTTCACATCAATCTGAAGAAGTTAGCTGGAATTTATCTACGAAAGTACGTGGTCAAATCCTGAATCCACAACTATTAATAAATGAAATTAATCTTCTCCGTATCAACTTTAAAAATCCTATTTTGGTTTATTATTCAGTAAATAGGGGAATTTTTGAGATTCCGTTAGAAAGTTCTCAAACTGATTCTTTCCAACTAAAAGATGCTTATGATAATGCGCTTGAGGGAGTGAAAATTGGTTTTGAGAGTTTCTTTCAATGGTTTAGAATTGTAGAAGATTTAGAAAATGAAGAAAGACGAGATAATCCAGATTACCGAGATAAACGACTAGAAGCGGTAAGAGAAGCAATTTCTTCTCTAATGGAGGGTTTTACTAACTTGCGAGTGAGACGTTCTCCTTTACGAATGACTGTAATTAAACAAGGTGAAGAATTGATTGTCAATCAGTTATCTGATGGGGAAAAATGTTTACTAGCGATGGCTGGAGATTTAGCGAGAAGATTAGCGATCGCTAATCCTAGTTTAACCGATCCACTTCAGGGTAGCGGTGTTGTTCTTATTGACGAAATCGAATTACACCTTCATCCAGCATGGCAACGTAAAATTATTTCCGCTTTAACACAAACTTTCCCTAATTGTCAATTTATTGTTACTACTCATTCGCCCCAAGTAATTAGTCAGGTAAAACCGGAAAGTATTTACATTTTAGAAGCAACGCCAGACGGTATTGTCGCCCAGCGTCCCGAAAATTCCTATGGTAGAGATAGTAATCGTATTTTAGAAGATTTGATGAACGTTCCCGAACGTCCTCAAAAAATCAAAGAACTTCTTTTAGAATTATTTCGACTTATTGATAGCAATAATCTCGATCGTGCGAAACAATTACGTCAAGAAATTGCCGATCAAATTGGCACAGATGAACCAGAATTAGTTAAAGCGGGCGTATCAATTCGACGCCAAGAAATTCTGAATCGATGA